The Palaemon carinicauda isolate YSFRI2023 chromosome 37, ASM3689809v2, whole genome shotgun sequence genome contains a region encoding:
- the LOC137629600 gene encoding DNA polymerase iota-like isoform X2, translating to MDKNMDSTELDWTLHPKQHQRVIIHIDIDCFYAQVEMVRNPELRNKPMGVKQKYLMVTSNYTARALGVKKQMYVTEALKVLPELILIDGSDLTPYRQFSNEISSIAQTFTPHVERMGLDENFLDITEKVRELYDSCSGVIVGHFYGHEAVNQVPQSDPCGCGCYKRLIVGTQIASNLRKEIFEKTGITCCAGIAHNKVLAKMVSGYRKPNQQTVIFPWQVCELMSSLDHVKSVPGIGNVTTKNLEELNISSVQDLQRTDMKILRTRFDEDTCRKLKNLSYGIDDGLVRGSVRPQSLGIEDAFTVTKVTSYEIIKSKYEALLERLLKLLADDGRVPSSLKVVVRKSDGIVKFGPRESKQIALSGSFFSKGVINISENTKSSLYSLIISAFNKMVDINKPFCLTLVGLGFTKLIEQPSEKKSIAQFFKKRPHDHLEKSKLEAEEQNKVKIPRNNVYPSLEGKELQAANMGKDMEDDNCDSDGEFSALFNDASIDIASKSNLQGQGNLNDNPITLSLDNSRLGHYHGGECSTVSSSSVREQNVESSHSSSIDIDPDVFNSLPEDIQEEVRMNYKVNNMYFENKTTKSEVSKSIPHVKKINSHSSFGSYFKPGLKQLPLDSVPEKKNENSKENEKDVLSKSNPCGTPESETSPLSLNKLTKDLKVDNDRELLDSIDYAVFSALPEELQKEILDDKRRQKNLGMRRAVGSQSTTKRNIQSSPILKYFKKL from the coding sequence ATGGATAAAAACATGGACTCCACAGAACTTGATTGGACGCTTCATCCAAAGCAGCATCAGAGAGTAattatacacatagacatagactgCTTTTATGCCCAAGTGGAAATGGTGCGTAACCCGGAGCTTCGTAACAAACCCATGGGAgtcaagcaaaagtatcttatgGTTACCAGCAATTACACTGCTCGAGCACTTGGTGTCAAAAAACAGATGTATGTGACAGAAGCATTGAAAGTCCTACCAGAACTGATACTTATTGATGGTTCAGATTTAACGCCTTATAGGCAGTTTTCAAATGAAATATCATCTATTGCTCAGACATTCACTCCACATGTAGAACGAATGGGTTTGGATGAAAATTTTTTAGATATAACCGAAAAAGTTCGAGAATTATATGATTCCTGTAGCGGTGTCATTGTGGGACATTTTTATGGACATGAAGCAGTAAATCAAGTGCCTCAAAGTGAtccatgtgggtgtgggtgttacAAGAGACTTATTGTTGGTACCCAAATTGCAAGTAACTTGCGAAAGGAAATCTTCGAGAAGACTGGCATCACTTGTTGTGCTGGCATTGCTCACAACAAAGTTCTTGCCAAAATGGTATCAGGTTATCGCAAACCAAATCAGCAGACTGTTATATTTCCTTGGCAAGTTTGTGAGTTGATGAGTTCGTTAGATCATGTAAAAAGTGTACCGGGCATTGGAAATGTTACTACTAAAAATCTAGAAGAACTGAATATTTCTTCTGTTCAAGACTTACAAAGgacagatatgaaaattttgagaaCCAGATTTGATGAGGACACATGTAGAAAACTAAAGAACTTAAGTTATGGAATTGATGACGGACTTGTGCGGGGTAGTGTCCGTCCACAAAGTTTAGGTATAGAGGATGCGTTTACTGTAACTAAGGTTACTTCATATGAAATTATAAAGTCAAAATATGAAGCACTGTTGGAACGGCTTTTGAAACTTTTGGCTGATGATGGCAGAGTACCATCATCTTTAAAAGTAGTTGTTCGTAAATCAGATGGTATAGTTAAGTTTGGGCCTAGAGAGTCAAAGCAGATTGCACTTTCTGGTTCATTTTTTTCTAAAGGTGTCATTAATATAAGTGAAAATACAAAGTCTTCATTGTATAGTTTAATTATTAGTGCCTTCAATAAGATGGTTGATATAAATAAGCCCTTTTGCCTCACACTCGTTGGGTTAGGATTTACAAAGTTGATAGAGCAACCATCAGAAAAGAAATCTATTGCTCAGTTTTTCAAGAAGCGTCCCCATGACCATTTAGAAAAATCCAAGCTTGAAGCTGAGGAACAAAACAAGGTTAAAATCCCCAGGAATAATGTTTATCCTTCACTAGAAGGGAAGGAATTGCAGGCAGCAAATATGGGGAAAGACATGGAGGATGACAACTGTGATAGTGATGGTGAATTTTCTGCACTTTTCAATGATGCTAGTATTGATATAGCATCCAAAAGTAACTTACAAGGGCAAGGGAATTTGAACGATAATCCAATCACGTTGAGTTTAGATAATAGCAGATTAGGTCATTATCATGGTGGGGAGTGCAGCACTGTAAGTTCATCGTCAGTCAGAGAACAGAATGTGGAATCCAGTCACAGTTCTTCTATTGATATTGACCCAGATGTCTTTAACTCATTACCAGAGGACATTCAAGAAGAGGTTCGCATGAATTATAAGGTGAATAATATGTATTTTGAAAATAAGACAACCAAATCAGAAGTGTCTAAGTCAATTCCACATGTCAAGAAAATTAATAGTCACTCATCATTTGGGAGTTACTTCAAACCAGGATTGAAGCAACTTCCATTGGACTCTGtacctgaaaagaagaatgaaaattcaaaggaaaatgaaaaagatgtCTTGAGCAAAAGCAATCCTTGTGGGACTCCTGAAAGTGAGACCTCTCCCCTGTCTTTGAACAAGC